The Bacillota bacterium genome has a segment encoding these proteins:
- the brnQ gene encoding branched-chain amino acid transport system II carrier protein, with amino-acid sequence MKEKCDFRANVLIGSLLFGLYFGAGNLIFPVHMGQLAGNNTLPATIGFLITGVGLPLLGVIAAALSRSESLFDMAKPVSTTYSILFTCMLYLTIGPLFAIPRTATVAFEVGLHPFVAEEYLQGGLFVFSLIFFAVTLYFSLRPTRILDWVGKYLTPIFVALLSILIVATYVSPMGRVSQFAAQGNYIDRPLFTGMLDGYNTMDALASLAFAIVIISNIEKLGVRNPKRKAIEVCKSGFVCLVGMSAIYASLAYMGATSLGSVSRADNGAAIMSMVSEHYFGSIGKVLLAAIVTVACLKTAIGLITSCAQMFSEMFPRTVSYNVYAVIFTLASFIIANFGLNKIIQLSLPVLMFLYPLVITLIALSLLAPMINKQQDLYRWTTTFTLVAAFCDFLNALPRAIKGTPIVSAIIDAAHRYLPGFDYGFGWVMPALAGLVIGTIIWKTRAEV; translated from the coding sequence CCTCTTGTTTGGGCTGTATTTTGGGGCTGGCAATTTGATCTTCCCCGTTCATATGGGACAGCTGGCCGGAAACAATACGCTGCCGGCAACAATTGGGTTTTTGATCACTGGAGTAGGTCTGCCGCTTTTGGGGGTGATCGCGGCAGCTCTGTCTCGAAGTGAAAGTCTATTTGATATGGCAAAGCCGGTAAGTACGACATATTCGATCCTGTTTACCTGCATGCTGTATTTGACCATTGGACCATTGTTTGCTATTCCCCGTACCGCTACCGTTGCCTTTGAAGTAGGGTTGCATCCCTTTGTTGCAGAGGAATATCTGCAAGGGGGCCTGTTTGTCTTCTCGTTGATTTTCTTTGCGGTTACCCTTTACTTTTCTCTGCGACCGACGAGAATTCTCGATTGGGTTGGTAAGTATCTCACTCCCATTTTTGTTGCGCTCTTGTCCATACTAATCGTTGCAACCTATGTCAGCCCAATGGGACGGGTGAGTCAATTTGCGGCGCAGGGAAATTACATAGACAGACCCTTATTTACCGGAATGCTGGATGGATACAATACCATGGACGCCCTAGCGTCACTGGCCTTTGCAATAGTTATCATTTCAAACATTGAAAAGTTAGGTGTAAGAAACCCAAAGCGAAAGGCTATCGAGGTGTGTAAGTCCGGCTTTGTGTGTCTAGTTGGAATGAGTGCTATCTACGCATCCTTGGCCTATATGGGGGCAACAAGCCTAGGTAGCGTGAGCCGGGCTGACAACGGAGCAGCGATCATGTCCATGGTTAGCGAGCACTATTTTGGCTCTATCGGTAAGGTGCTGTTGGCCGCCATTGTCACCGTTGCCTGTTTGAAAACAGCAATTGGCTTGATCACTTCATGTGCACAGATGTTTAGTGAGATGTTTCCCAGAACGGTATCCTATAACGTCTACGCAGTGATATTTACCCTGGCTTCGTTTATAATCGCCAATTTTGGGCTAAACAAGATCATCCAGCTGTCTTTGCCGGTCCTGATGTTTCTTTATCCCCTTGTGATTACGTTGATCGCGCTGTCATTATTGGCGCCGATGATTAATAAGCAGCAAGATTTGTATCGGTGGACAACCACATTCACGCTGGTGGCTGCATTCTGTGATTTTCTCAATGCATTGCCGAGAGCGATAAAGGGGACGCCGATAGTGAGCGCAATCATTGATGCTGCCCATAGGTATTTGCCCGGATTTGATTATGGCTTTGGCTGGGTTATGCCAGCACTAGCTGGCCTGGTGATAGGAACCATCATATGGAAAACTCGTGCAGAAGTATAG